The Amblyomma americanum isolate KBUSLIRL-KWMA chromosome 6, ASM5285725v1, whole genome shotgun sequence genome has a window encoding:
- the LOC144093632 gene encoding uncharacterized protein LOC144093632 isoform X3, whose amino-acid sequence MADGTRRVALLAACFLLVVLWRTAEGQFPPGGPACRSWYQECGIQRSYPCCGSLTCWRGRCIFRKEDRQGYVYPQDNVFPPPWYYQRFVPVYPVNFKP is encoded by the exons ACGGTACAAGAAGGGTGGCTCTCCTAGCTGCCTGCTTCCTACTGGTCGTCCTGTGGCGCACCGCTGAAGGGCAGTTCCCGCCCGGAGGACCCGCCTGCAGGTCCTGGTATCAAGAG TGCGGCATTCAGCGTAGCTACCCTTGCTGTGGTTCACTGACCTGCTGGCGTGGCCGGTGCATCTTCCGCAAGGAGGACCGCCAGGGGTACGTGTACCCGCAGGACAACGTGTTCCCGCCGCCCTGGTACTACCAGCGTTTCGTGCCCGTCTACCCCGTCAACTTCAAGCCCTGa
- the LOC144093632 gene encoding uncharacterized protein LOC144093632 isoform X1 translates to MEPTLTDKNQDGTRRVALLAACFLLVVLWRTAEGQFPPGGPACRSWYQECGIQRSYPCCGSLTCWRGRCIFRKEDRQGYVYPQDNVFPPPWYYQRFVPVYPVNFKP, encoded by the exons ACGGTACAAGAAGGGTGGCTCTCCTAGCTGCCTGCTTCCTACTGGTCGTCCTGTGGCGCACCGCTGAAGGGCAGTTCCCGCCCGGAGGACCCGCCTGCAGGTCCTGGTATCAAGAG TGCGGCATTCAGCGTAGCTACCCTTGCTGTGGTTCACTGACCTGCTGGCGTGGCCGGTGCATCTTCCGCAAGGAGGACCGCCAGGGGTACGTGTACCCGCAGGACAACGTGTTCCCGCCGCCCTGGTACTACCAGCGTTTCGTGCCCGTCTACCCCGTCAACTTCAAGCCCTGa
- the LOC144093632 gene encoding uncharacterized protein LOC144093632 isoform X2: MRHGTRRVALLAACFLLVVLWRTAEGQFPPGGPACRSWYQECGIQRSYPCCGSLTCWRGRCIFRKEDRQGYVYPQDNVFPPPWYYQRFVPVYPVNFKP; encoded by the exons ACGGTACAAGAAGGGTGGCTCTCCTAGCTGCCTGCTTCCTACTGGTCGTCCTGTGGCGCACCGCTGAAGGGCAGTTCCCGCCCGGAGGACCCGCCTGCAGGTCCTGGTATCAAGAG TGCGGCATTCAGCGTAGCTACCCTTGCTGTGGTTCACTGACCTGCTGGCGTGGCCGGTGCATCTTCCGCAAGGAGGACCGCCAGGGGTACGTGTACCCGCAGGACAACGTGTTCCCGCCGCCCTGGTACTACCAGCGTTTCGTGCCCGTCTACCCCGTCAACTTCAAGCCCTGa